The nucleotide window AATAAAGAAATGTTTAAGTTTTTAaactttcattgttttcatatccTCCATAAAACAAACCaagatattcatttcatatagTGTGACGAAAAGCACAGACATTTTTGTCAAGTTCAAGGGTCACTTGAGCGTCACCGTATCTATATCGGGAAATGGTTcgttattgattgattaattaaatattgtttaacgtccctctcgaccTTATATGGagaccactgccagtgaagggctgcaaaatttagacctatgctcggcgcttatggccattgagcaggaagggatctttattgtgccacacctgctgcgacacgggacctcggtttttgcggtctcttacgacaagcaaggggtactggggacctattctaacccggatccccacgggatggttcgttactgaaaacaaatttgtgagtgttacattttttttcattttgggatGGACTATCATCCTCCTCTATCCCAAAGACATCCCTCCAGCACTCAGAACATTcaagtatatattttacaaCCAGTGATCCGAACAATAACGATTAATATTGACAAAACACTAAAAAAATTATGCATGATTAATATTGACAAAAAtaccaaaaaagaaaaaagaaaaaaaaaaagagaaagaaattaTACATGATTAATATTGACAAAAATACTAAAAAATGTGTATGTTTAGTAAATATAACTACCTATGAATTCGTCCACACCCTTGCTGTAGACACAGTTGTATGGTAGTTTATGGTAGTGGTAAGCACCTGTGTTCGTAGCATGCCCATCACAGCTATCAAACGTCTCCGCGTTACTCCCCTCCACTGCGTTGTAATTTCCGGAAGTGAGAGGGTTGTAGAGCGCCACGCCTGTCTTTGCGATTCCGATCTTTCCCATGGGAAGACAACCGTAGGACGTCTGGTCTTCCGGGGTGTTGTGGATGTCTATTTCGTAGTTCTGAGCTGTCGGTGAGTTCGGGTTGACCATCTGCCAGGCGTGGTCCGGCATTCCACTGGCACTTATTTTGATTCTATAAAAAACAGAAAGCAAATTAAACTGTTCATTTAATCTAGATTTGACAAATTCGATGCATCCCTTTTTCTACAATTTAATATATGCCATGATGCATGCGTAAAAAGGGATATTGTGTAAGATCTTCCAATTCTATGAGACTTGCCTGTTTTGGGCAGAATAAGTTGTGGAGTCGACACTGACAGTGGCCTGAAAGCTTCCGCTAACAGTAAAGGCATTGATTTCAGCGGTCGTCAGAGCGCTTGTTCTATACACGCATACGCAGATCAGAACGACCACAGATGTACATAAAATCCTTCTATCCATTTCCTACAATATATCAGCAGTTAAATAACAACGGAAAATTAACACATAAATACGCAATTGTACAAATGAAATGGTCATCATTAAAAGTACAATTTTTACTGACCTCCTATTGCAAACGGAAATCGTCACTTGAGCACAAAGCAATATTGCAAAATTAAGGATTAATGGGAAATCTGCATGGACCAAATTtgaccaaacttgccacaaagcatctcCAAGTTAACAGAATTTCAATTTATCTGAATGGAAGGCAATGTCCTTTTTCCAAGGGAAGATGGCAAAACCTGTAGACAAGTCTCCTTATACAAGTATAACGAAgactcaaatttgttcaaacccGAAGTCCCGATGACAGGTCGGGCAACAAGAGGGATTCAAGATTGTACACAGAAACATGTAGATACAgttcttaaaaatcttctcaacaactaCATTGGCGCATTATTTTGTCATATTCATGTGTTTACGAGTTTCTTTATGCGTTacatattcaagtatgttcacAGTAAGTCCACAAAAGGGGTTCCAAGTTTTACGTGGGATTTTATTGGAAAAGTCTTTAAAAGAATCACACGGCTTCACGCTGAAATAGAAGTATGTTCATCTACATTACAGTAGGTTCGTATACTCGCTATGCACCCCATCTTTGAAGCATTCattgtactgtatatacatatcaCAACTTCACCATCACTTGAAATTATGTGTGAATATGTAATCCAATATTAAAACAAAGTTCATATTtgcaaatgaaaagaaaaacaaaagagGAGTGAGGAGCTTGATAGTTGTTCCCTTCTTGTAATGCATGCACATATCAAATTGTGAAACATAAGGAAATGTATTAGTTTGTAAagtaatgttttgttttgtttgcttACAGGGTACAAAAGTACTTTATCGGGAGGCTGCTATTTgcatcatgaaaggtgaagataacgaacagtgatcaatctcataactcctataagcaatacaaaatagagagttgggcaaacacggacccctggatataccagaggtgggaccaggtgcctaggaggagtaagcatcccctggcgACTCCTCACTCCTCtttgttttttcatttgcaAATACTCTAATGTAGATGAACATATTCTATATCCAGCGTGAAAGGTATAAGAATGCGATGGAATGATGGGAGGAATATATACAATCGAATGGCGGAC belongs to Ostrea edulis chromosome 7, xbOstEdul1.1, whole genome shotgun sequence and includes:
- the LOC125657157 gene encoding uncharacterized protein LOC125657157, whose protein sequence is MDRRILCTSVVVLICVCVYRTSALTTAEINAFTVSGSFQATVSVDSTTYSAQNRIKISASGMPDHAWQMVNPNSPTAQNYEIDIHNTPEDQTSYGCLPMGKIGIAKTGVALYNPLTSGNYNAVEGSNAETFDSCDGHATNTGAYHYHKLPYNCVYSKGVDEFIGVAFDGYPIYGPLASWHNSGGSNLTTSDLDKCHGSSGSGSYRYYMTYDWPYILGCYKGKVIDTRVSRDVTYSCSNSSTSSFDSSWGFLCSCTAASEGTAFGPKSGFILVTVLLAIVCINRK